The following proteins are encoded in a genomic region of Mycolicibacterium confluentis:
- the ripD gene encoding NlpC/P60 family peptidoglycan-binding protein RipD, with protein sequence MRRIWAPVIALAMAMATVLATVLATAGVAGAYPQRPAVNQKAVEQVIARAVAQRGVPFTYGGGDATGPTKGRPQAPPATAPVLTDTVPAVPGSSPLIPGLDVPPSPGLVLGGQPTPGVAAVDQQAAQQAAEQANVVGFDASGLMVYAFAGVGVKLPRSSGEQYKVSQKVAPSQALPGDLIFYGPDGSQSVALFVGNGQMVEVASQGVTVSPVRTTDMTPYLGRIIA encoded by the coding sequence TTTTGGCGACGGCCGGGGTGGCCGGGGCCTACCCGCAGAGGCCCGCGGTCAACCAGAAGGCCGTCGAGCAGGTCATCGCGCGTGCGGTGGCCCAGCGCGGCGTGCCGTTCACCTACGGCGGCGGTGACGCGACAGGTCCCACGAAGGGCAGGCCGCAGGCGCCACCGGCGACGGCGCCCGTGCTGACCGACACCGTTCCGGCAGTTCCCGGTTCCTCGCCCCTGATCCCCGGACTCGACGTTCCGCCGTCGCCCGGCCTGGTCCTGGGCGGCCAACCGACTCCTGGGGTCGCCGCGGTGGACCAGCAGGCCGCGCAGCAGGCTGCCGAGCAGGCCAATGTCGTCGGCTTCGACGCCTCGGGCCTGATGGTCTACGCGTTCGCCGGTGTCGGAGTGAAACTGCCGCGGTCCTCGGGCGAGCAGTACAAGGTCAGCCAGAAAGTCGCGCCGTCGCAGGCCCTGCCCGGCGACCTGATCTTCTACGGCCCCGACGGCTCCCAGAGCGTCGCGCTGTTCGTGGGTAACGGTCAGATGGTGGAGGTCGCATCGCAGGGTGTCACCGTGTCGCCGGTGCGCACCACTGATATGACGCCCTACCTCGGCCGCATCATCGCCTGA
- the tenA gene encoding thiaminase II — protein MSSAESLTVRDPQSWSARLWGAIDHDVYPAIIGHPFITGLTDGTLAPEAFAHYVAQDVHYLRDYAKALSVVSAKAPTPADTAMFARHAAEVFDVELALHRELLPQLGLSSESLADVPPGPTTCAYTSYLLATAYGGSFAEGLAAVLPCYWIYARVGAELLQRGSSDPRYQLWIDSYGGEDFAATVTEVLNLTDRVGGGLAPDEEAAARGHFVTTSRYEWMFFDAGHRIEEWPV, from the coding sequence ATGAGCAGCGCAGAATCCCTGACTGTCCGAGACCCACAGTCGTGGTCGGCCCGCCTGTGGGGCGCCATAGATCACGACGTCTATCCCGCGATCATCGGTCACCCGTTCATCACGGGATTGACCGACGGCACTCTGGCGCCTGAGGCGTTCGCCCATTACGTCGCGCAGGATGTGCACTATCTGCGCGACTACGCCAAAGCCCTGTCGGTGGTCTCGGCCAAGGCTCCGACACCCGCCGACACCGCGATGTTCGCCCGGCACGCGGCCGAGGTGTTCGACGTCGAGTTGGCGCTGCACCGGGAACTGCTGCCGCAGTTGGGGTTGAGCTCAGAGAGCCTCGCCGACGTTCCGCCCGGCCCCACCACCTGCGCCTACACCAGCTACCTGCTGGCCACGGCCTACGGCGGGTCCTTCGCCGAAGGCCTTGCGGCGGTGCTGCCGTGCTACTGGATCTACGCGCGAGTGGGTGCCGAACTGCTGCAGCGCGGTTCGTCCGATCCGCGCTACCAACTCTGGATCGACAGCTACGGCGGGGAAGACTTCGCCGCCACGGTCACCGAGGTTCTCAACCTGACCGACCGCGTCGGCGGGGGGTTGGCGCCCGACGAGGAGGCCGCCGCCCGCGGGCATTTCGTGACGACGTCACGCTATGAGTGGATGTTCTTCGATGCGGGCCACCGCATCGAAGAGTGGCCCGTCTAG